The following coding sequences lie in one Alloacidobacterium dinghuense genomic window:
- a CDS encoding SPL family radical SAM protein → MGEEKANLSLGESLFIEDDPPVKLVGIARLANQAELADTSHLTEYRAIHVRSILNKSVSKRGLPFGKTINPYRGCEFGCRYCFARYTHEFMELRDPTLFERLIFVKQNAAWLLRQELRKLRPGEEIAMGTATDPYQPIERRMRVTRSLLEVMADCRGLNLGIVTKSTLILRDIDLLQEFALRNRLSIHLSITTPDAKLARILEPRAPRPDLRFKAVAALRSAGLRAGILCCPIMPGINDTPAAFDAMARRAKAVQASFLAANPLFLKPCSKATFMDFVQQNFPTLAPSYEKRYEDNAFVSKAYQKRIADLLALVNDKYGLGKRRGEFQPAQTPPVDPGPLQQSLWPEQAKLPQQAQTDRVKQRFSA, encoded by the coding sequence ATGGGCGAAGAAAAGGCGAATCTAAGCTTAGGCGAATCGCTCTTTATCGAAGACGATCCTCCAGTCAAATTAGTCGGCATCGCGCGCCTCGCCAATCAGGCCGAACTCGCCGACACCAGCCATTTGACCGAATACCGGGCAATTCATGTCCGATCTATCCTCAATAAGTCGGTCTCCAAACGCGGCCTCCCCTTCGGCAAAACCATCAATCCATACCGAGGGTGCGAGTTCGGCTGCCGCTACTGCTTCGCGCGCTACACACACGAATTCATGGAACTACGCGACCCCACGCTCTTCGAACGCCTCATTTTCGTAAAGCAGAACGCCGCATGGCTGCTGCGCCAGGAACTCCGCAAGCTGCGACCTGGTGAAGAGATCGCGATGGGCACCGCAACCGATCCATACCAGCCAATTGAGCGGCGAATGCGCGTGACCCGAAGCCTGCTGGAAGTCATGGCGGATTGCCGCGGTCTGAATCTCGGCATCGTGACGAAATCGACCCTCATCCTCCGCGACATCGATCTGCTGCAAGAGTTCGCGCTGCGAAACCGGCTTTCCATCCACCTCAGCATCACAACACCCGACGCAAAGCTGGCGCGCATTCTTGAGCCCAGAGCGCCGCGTCCCGATTTGCGCTTCAAAGCAGTCGCTGCGCTGCGAAGTGCCGGCTTGCGAGCCGGTATCCTCTGCTGCCCAATCATGCCCGGCATCAACGATACCCCAGCGGCTTTCGATGCAATGGCCAGGCGCGCAAAGGCGGTGCAGGCAAGCTTTCTGGCTGCCAATCCGCTGTTTCTCAAACCATGCTCGAAGGCAACATTCATGGATTTCGTGCAGCAGAACTTTCCCACACTCGCGCCGAGCTACGAGAAACGCTATGAAGACAACGCCTTTGTGTCGAAGGCCTACCAGAAGCGCATTGCAGATCTGCTCGCACTGGTGAATGACAAGTATGGACTGGGAAAAAGACGCGGAGAGTTCCAACCGGCGCAAACTCCGCCGGTCGATCCGGGACCTCTTCAGCAATCGCTATGGCCTGAGCAGGCGAAGCTCCCGCAACAAGCGCAAACCGACCGCGTCAAGCAGCGGTTTAGCGCGTAA
- a CDS encoding class I SAM-dependent methyltransferase, protein MLRSIFNRGQAEEQGNKPTLLAGPRVPRHSSGWSALQKHLKTEQALRVLDIGPTSPSNINQLTSLGHSVWMADLVHEAVTGGWETPPAEAGEQPVFDVKGFFEQNLSFNGREFDVVLLWTTLDYIPEGLIAPLVERLYQSLREGGRILALFHTKATGPETTFCRYHLTETEMIEMQESAPFPVRRVYTNRNIEKLFSVFSNYRFFLAKDNLYEVIITR, encoded by the coding sequence GTGCTGCGAAGTATATTCAACCGCGGCCAGGCAGAGGAGCAGGGAAACAAGCCTACTCTGCTTGCGGGACCGCGCGTGCCGCGTCACTCCAGCGGCTGGTCCGCTTTGCAAAAACATCTGAAGACTGAACAGGCTCTGCGGGTGCTGGATATTGGGCCTACGTCTCCTTCGAATATTAATCAGCTTACCAGCCTCGGCCACAGTGTGTGGATGGCCGATCTCGTGCATGAAGCGGTGACCGGAGGATGGGAGACACCGCCGGCAGAAGCAGGAGAACAGCCGGTATTCGATGTCAAGGGATTCTTCGAACAGAACCTCAGTTTCAATGGGCGTGAGTTTGACGTTGTGCTGCTTTGGACCACGCTCGATTACATTCCCGAAGGGCTGATTGCTCCGCTTGTCGAGCGCCTCTACCAGTCGCTGCGAGAAGGCGGGCGCATTCTTGCACTCTTCCACACCAAAGCTACGGGACCTGAAACAACCTTTTGCCGCTACCATCTCACCGAAACCGAGATGATCGAGATGCAGGAGAGCGCGCCATTTCCGGTGCGGCGCGTCTATACCAATCGCAATATCGAGAAACTGTTTTCCGTTTTCAGCAACTATCGTTTCTTCCTCGCAAAAGACAACCTGTACGAAGTGATCATTACGCGCTAA
- a CDS encoding bactofilin family protein, protein MAAGDSTTATIGKSVQIRGEVKGSEDLLVDGLVEGTVTLTDSRLTIGANARVQANVSARDVVVLGTLNGNINATGRVELRSGCRVTGDLRAARLSIEENSVFSGKVDLIQGSGATEKSATSAQPAVQSEKAGALFNAPN, encoded by the coding sequence ATGGCTGCAGGCGACAGCACGACCGCCACGATTGGCAAGTCCGTCCAGATTCGCGGGGAAGTAAAGGGAAGCGAAGACCTTCTTGTGGATGGGCTGGTTGAAGGCACCGTTACGCTGACGGACAGCCGGCTTACGATCGGCGCCAATGCGCGCGTGCAGGCCAACGTGTCGGCACGCGATGTCGTGGTGCTTGGCACGCTGAATGGCAATATTAACGCCACCGGGCGGGTTGAGTTGCGATCCGGATGCCGCGTGACCGGAGACCTGCGAGCTGCCCGCTTGTCGATTGAAGAAAACAGCGTTTTCTCCGGCAAGGTAGACTTAATACAGGGCTCGGGCGCGACGGAGAAATCGGCAACGTCCGCGCAACCCGCGGTTCAGTCAGAAAAGGCGGGAGCGCTCTTCAACGCTCCGAATTAA
- a CDS encoding DNA-binding protein yields MALTRDFRETIQKRVQKDKAFRRELLKEGIECLLSGDVETGKVVLRDYIHATSGFAALAEATEIPVKSLLRMFGPSGNPQAKNLFQVIAYLQRLEKVHLKLTASKAA; encoded by the coding sequence ATGGCACTCACACGCGATTTCAGAGAAACAATCCAGAAACGGGTTCAAAAGGACAAAGCGTTTCGCCGGGAACTTCTTAAGGAGGGAATCGAGTGCCTGCTTTCAGGCGATGTGGAGACCGGCAAGGTTGTTCTTCGCGACTACATTCATGCGACGTCAGGTTTCGCAGCATTGGCAGAAGCGACAGAGATTCCAGTCAAGAGCCTACTACGGATGTTTGGACCATCGGGCAATCCACAAGCTAAGAATCTTTTTCAGGTGATCGCCTATCTGCAAAGACTAGAGAAAGTACATCTAAAACTTACAGCATCAAAGGCCGCCTGA
- a CDS encoding type II toxin-antitoxin system RelE/ParE family toxin: MIAIREYLTESGESPFAEWFHGLNAPASAKVATALVRLESGNFSNVKGVGSGVYECRIDFGPGYRIYFGKDGDRLVILLGGGSKKRQRRDVAEAIELWAKYKKAK; this comes from the coding sequence ATGATTGCGATACGGGAGTATCTGACTGAATCTGGCGAGAGCCCGTTCGCAGAATGGTTCCACGGCTTAAATGCTCCGGCTTCCGCTAAGGTCGCGACAGCGCTGGTGCGCCTTGAGAGCGGCAACTTTTCGAATGTGAAGGGTGTCGGTTCAGGTGTTTATGAATGCCGCATAGATTTCGGTCCGGGCTATCGGATTTACTTCGGGAAAGACGGCGACAGGCTGGTGATACTGCTTGGTGGCGGCAGTAAGAAACGCCAGCGGCGAGATGTCGCGGAAGCGATCGAGCTGTGGGCGAAATATAAGAAGGCAAAGTAG
- a CDS encoding DUF2076 family protein, which yields MTPQESSMLEDLVRKVEGTQLTEKDPEAEQLLLEGLARDPDAIYKLAQTVLIQNMALNQARAQIQQLQQQAQPQPQQPARATSFLGSLLGHRDPAPTAAPPQAQYQPVPAYQPQYQAAPQYAAAPQYAPPAPSPAGGFLRSAATTAAGVAAGALAFEGIESLMHGGFGHGGGEFGGGGYGSGFGAPPVEETVINNYYDDPQQQGFAEHREHEASYDDRPDNQGDLHEASYQPDTDPTSFDDTQGDDFGSGDDFGGDDNLV from the coding sequence ATGACACCGCAAGAAAGCTCGATGCTTGAAGATCTGGTTCGCAAGGTAGAAGGAACACAGCTGACGGAAAAAGATCCGGAGGCTGAACAACTGCTGCTGGAGGGATTGGCGCGCGATCCGGACGCGATCTATAAGTTGGCACAGACGGTTTTGATACAGAACATGGCCCTGAACCAGGCGCGTGCGCAGATTCAGCAATTGCAGCAGCAAGCACAGCCACAGCCACAACAACCTGCTCGTGCGACCAGCTTCCTTGGCAGTTTGCTCGGCCATCGCGATCCCGCGCCGACAGCAGCTCCGCCGCAGGCGCAGTATCAGCCGGTGCCGGCGTACCAACCTCAGTATCAGGCGGCTCCGCAATACGCGGCGGCACCCCAGTATGCGCCGCCAGCTCCCAGCCCTGCGGGAGGCTTTCTGCGCAGCGCGGCCACTACGGCTGCCGGAGTTGCCGCCGGTGCGCTCGCTTTTGAGGGGATTGAGTCGCTGATGCACGGCGGTTTCGGTCACGGCGGCGGTGAATTTGGGGGGGGCGGTTACGGCTCCGGCTTCGGCGCACCTCCGGTTGAAGAGACTGTCATCAATAATTACTATGACGATCCGCAGCAGCAGGGCTTCGCTGAACATCGCGAGCATGAGGCATCCTACGACGACCGTCCGGACAACCAGGGTGACCTGCATGAGGCCAGCTACCAGCCCGACACCGATCCGACTTCCTTCGACGACACGCAGGGAGATGATTTTGGAAGCGGGGATGATTTTGGCGGGGATGACAATCTGGTCTGA
- the menC gene encoding o-succinylbenzoate synthase, with translation MKIDAIVLREIRMPLVQPFQTSFGITTERRIMLVEIKAEGFTGWGECVAGEHPYFSDETIDTAWLVSAQELAPALASADPEHAGKCPNIFGQVRGHRMAKAALENAVWDLEAQMRDLALAELLGGIREVIPCGVSIGIQPTLEKQLSEIEKEVAAGYKRIKLKCKPGWDARVFDAVRKRWPDIMLSCDANSAYRMNDIEHLVSFDEFNLLMIEQPLWSDDFYFHSLLQKRLNTAICLDESIRNRRDALAAIEMESCRIINIKNGRVGGFSEAIAVHNAAQERGIPVWCGGMLETGIGRSHNIALSSLENFSLPGDVSASKRYWKQDIIEPEVVVSSEGEITVPQSAGRGFEVREDLVRELTVRKEEIRALAFA, from the coding sequence ATGAAAATTGACGCCATCGTTCTTCGAGAGATCCGCATGCCGCTGGTGCAGCCTTTTCAGACCAGCTTTGGAATAACCACCGAACGCCGCATTATGCTCGTCGAGATCAAGGCGGAGGGTTTCACCGGCTGGGGAGAGTGCGTTGCCGGGGAACATCCTTATTTCAGCGACGAGACCATCGACACCGCCTGGCTGGTGTCAGCGCAGGAACTTGCGCCGGCGTTAGCGAGCGCCGACCCGGAGCACGCCGGGAAGTGTCCAAACATTTTCGGACAGGTGCGCGGACATCGCATGGCCAAGGCGGCGCTGGAAAATGCGGTTTGGGATCTGGAAGCGCAGATGCGCGATCTTGCGCTGGCTGAATTGCTTGGCGGCATTCGCGAGGTAATCCCCTGCGGCGTTTCGATCGGTATTCAGCCGACGCTCGAAAAGCAGCTTTCCGAGATTGAAAAAGAAGTAGCAGCGGGATATAAGCGCATCAAGCTGAAGTGCAAACCGGGATGGGATGCGAGAGTGTTCGATGCGGTGCGGAAACGCTGGCCCGACATCATGCTCAGCTGCGATGCAAACTCGGCCTACCGGATGAACGACATCGAGCATCTGGTGAGTTTTGATGAGTTTAATTTGCTGATGATCGAGCAGCCGCTGTGGTCCGATGATTTTTATTTTCACTCATTGCTGCAGAAGCGGCTTAACACGGCGATCTGTTTGGATGAGTCGATTCGTAACCGGCGCGACGCACTGGCGGCGATCGAGATGGAATCCTGCCGCATCATCAATATTAAGAATGGGCGCGTTGGTGGCTTCAGCGAGGCGATTGCTGTTCACAACGCGGCGCAGGAGCGGGGCATTCCCGTCTGGTGCGGAGGGATGCTCGAAACCGGGATTGGGCGCTCGCATAATATTGCGCTTTCGTCGCTTGAGAACTTCTCGCTGCCCGGAGATGTGTCGGCCTCTAAACGCTACTGGAAGCAGGACATTATCGAGCCGGAGGTGGTGGTTTCTTCAGAGGGCGAGATTACGGTTCCGCAGAGCGCGGGGCGTGGTTTTGAGGTCCGTGAGGACTTGGTCAGGGAACTCACCGTTCGCAAGGAAGAGATTCGCGCCCTGGCGTTTGCCTGA
- a CDS encoding GNAT family N-acetyltransferase, producing the protein MSTTFVTPQARTVLIRACQGFEELDACVQVQVDVWGYSDGDVIPRRVFTVTQKIGGQVLAAFDVSDGTDDTSENLVGFAMALPAVRPQSGPGATPEPYLHSHMLAVRPEFRNAGIGRRLKLAQREDALAKGFQLMEWTFDPLEIKNSFLNIHRLGAIVRRYTSNFYGVSSSRLQGGLPTDRLHAEWWMQSERVEAILSDAPTVKPNTEQANQIVTIQETITVPHEIGKWKSSVENQDRALAVQSENRQRFEKAFARGLAVIDFRTDAEGNGIFGLGHWQEPVFSIPRD; encoded by the coding sequence ATGAGCACGACCTTTGTTACTCCGCAGGCGCGCACGGTGCTGATTCGCGCCTGCCAGGGATTTGAGGAACTGGATGCCTGCGTGCAAGTGCAGGTGGATGTCTGGGGCTATTCCGACGGTGATGTGATCCCGCGACGGGTGTTCACCGTGACCCAAAAAATTGGCGGCCAGGTGCTGGCGGCATTCGATGTAAGTGACGGAACTGACGACACTTCGGAGAATCTGGTGGGCTTTGCCATGGCTCTTCCAGCCGTTCGGCCTCAAAGTGGTCCTGGGGCCACTCCGGAACCGTACCTGCATTCGCACATGCTGGCAGTGCGGCCGGAATTTCGCAATGCCGGAATCGGTCGCCGGCTGAAGCTGGCGCAGCGGGAAGATGCTCTTGCCAAGGGATTCCAATTGATGGAATGGACTTTTGATCCGCTGGAGATCAAGAATTCTTTCCTAAATATCCACAGGCTTGGCGCCATAGTCCGCAGATATACATCGAACTTTTATGGTGTATCCTCATCTCGTCTGCAAGGAGGATTGCCTACAGACCGTTTGCATGCCGAGTGGTGGATGCAGTCGGAGCGCGTCGAGGCAATCTTGTCTGACGCTCCCACCGTGAAACCCAATACTGAGCAGGCGAATCAAATAGTAACAATTCAGGAAACGATCACGGTTCCGCACGAGATCGGCAAGTGGAAGTCGTCGGTTGAAAATCAGGACCGAGCGCTTGCTGTGCAATCGGAAAACCGCCAGCGGTTTGAGAAAGCGTTTGCGCGCGGCCTCGCGGTGATCGACTTCAGGACGGATGCAGAAGGCAACGGAATTTTTGGACTCGGGCACTGGCAGGAGCCAGTGTTTTCAATACCAAGAGATTGA
- the mazG gene encoding nucleoside triphosphate pyrophosphohydrolase gives MPTQQFAEAVAIMARLRAPGGCPWDREQTFDSIRKYTLEETYEVFDAIERRDWADLREELGDLLLQVLFYSEMAAEAGDFTISDVIEGLNRKLIRRHPHVFGDEAAAAAGNVAQGLETNGIDAIQVLRNWEQIKQLEKNAQVKDEEVAGRLDAVPRALPALAEATKLGSKAAKAGFDWPDVRGLFDKLQEEIGELEAELAEPEKHNASAVASEVGDLLFTAVNLARHLHVDPEFALRETNAKFRRRFAAMEAASVTPLEQLAPEALENLWNGAKEQERSAK, from the coding sequence ATGCCCACACAGCAATTTGCCGAGGCAGTTGCCATTATGGCCAGGCTGCGGGCGCCGGGTGGATGTCCCTGGGACCGCGAGCAAACCTTCGATTCGATCCGCAAATACACGCTGGAGGAAACGTACGAGGTCTTTGACGCGATTGAGCGGCGGGATTGGGCTGATCTGAGAGAAGAGCTGGGCGATCTGCTGCTGCAAGTGCTTTTCTACTCGGAGATGGCGGCGGAGGCAGGCGACTTCACCATCTCGGATGTGATCGAGGGGCTGAACCGGAAGCTGATTCGCCGGCATCCTCATGTTTTTGGCGATGAAGCTGCGGCAGCTGCGGGCAATGTTGCCCAAGGGCTGGAGACGAATGGGATCGATGCAATACAGGTTCTCCGCAACTGGGAGCAGATCAAGCAGCTGGAGAAGAATGCTCAAGTAAAAGATGAGGAAGTAGCGGGTCGGCTGGATGCCGTGCCTCGGGCGCTCCCGGCGCTTGCTGAAGCGACGAAGCTAGGTTCGAAGGCGGCCAAGGCGGGATTCGACTGGCCGGATGTGCGCGGGCTCTTTGACAAGCTGCAGGAAGAGATTGGCGAGTTGGAGGCGGAGTTAGCTGAGCCGGAGAAGCACAATGCATCTGCGGTCGCCTCGGAGGTGGGGGATTTGTTGTTTACGGCGGTCAATCTGGCGCGGCATCTGCATGTCGACCCAGAATTTGCCCTGCGAGAGACGAACGCCAAGTTTCGCCGGCGGTTCGCTGCCATGGAAGCGGCCAGCGTTACGCCGCTCGAACAGCTTGCACCCGAGGCTCTGGAAAACCTGTGGAATGGCGCCAAAGAGCAGGAGCGCAGCGCGAAATGA
- a CDS encoding ABC transporter permease yields MLALLRDLRFSLRVLFKNPGFALAAILILALGIGANTAMFTVASALLLRPFPYHDPQQLVSVESKDKTAERGGTLLRYELLRDRSQSFQSVAAWTNDTFDLTGHGEPMQVPVARVSPSFFPMLGVRPQLGRVFSDAEGRPEGEHVVMLSDALWRSRFGGDPNIVGRTVTLDTAPHTVVGILPADAQFPFIGQADVWTPRYFELTLMTPQRLRSGVGYLSFLARLRSGTTVAQAQSELAVLNEQYRQQNPTAPDADPAVMMMASPLRDLVVANVRGRILMLSAAVAVVLLIACANVASLLLSRALSRRREIAVRTAMGASRGVIVRQLLTESILLALFAGVLGVGLGWAATRAMATLSASQLPQGMPITMDLRVLLFAVGVSLLTGAGFGIFPALQLARADLNTTLREEGLSASAGRERARVRSLLVVGQVALSLLLLIGAGLLLRSFARLLRVDPGFDAHSVLTMNVSLPTVKYAKPEQQIAFFDEVLRRVSALPGVRSAAISAALPLSSKRITPMLPQGQAEVPLAQRPFLDIEAVSPQWFDTMRVPLRGGRWFIAADDAQAPKVIVVNETFARRFWPGENPLGKRVIIGRATVGAEVVGVAGDVKNQGLAEETQAQVYVPFPQLPWGNMNLLVRTDVPPQGMASAVQKQIAAVDADQPVTSIQTVDELMDSSRSQPHFTMMLLAAFSVGAFALAIIGIYGVLAYSVAQRRHEMAIRLALGAERGDILRLVVGQGLWLSVVGIGIGLLAAILMTRLMSDMLYDVSARDLMTFILAPVIFLGVALLASYVPARRATKLNPVEALRQS; encoded by the coding sequence ATGCTGGCTCTTCTTCGCGATCTTCGTTTCAGTCTGCGCGTGCTGTTCAAGAATCCGGGATTCGCTTTGGCGGCGATCCTGATTCTCGCTCTCGGAATTGGCGCGAATACGGCGATGTTCACGGTGGCGAGCGCGCTTTTGCTGCGGCCATTTCCTTATCACGACCCGCAGCAACTGGTGAGCGTGGAATCGAAGGACAAAACGGCGGAGCGCGGCGGCACACTGCTGCGCTATGAGCTGCTGCGCGATCGCAGTCAATCTTTTCAGTCAGTCGCTGCGTGGACGAATGACACTTTCGATCTGACGGGGCATGGCGAGCCGATGCAGGTGCCGGTGGCCCGCGTGTCGCCGAGCTTTTTTCCTATGCTGGGAGTGCGGCCGCAGCTTGGTCGCGTGTTCAGCGATGCGGAAGGTCGGCCCGAAGGCGAGCACGTCGTGATGCTCAGTGATGCGCTCTGGCGCAGCCGGTTTGGCGGCGATCCAAATATTGTGGGGCGGACGGTGACGCTGGATACGGCGCCGCATACGGTGGTTGGTATTCTTCCGGCTGACGCGCAGTTTCCTTTCATCGGGCAGGCGGATGTCTGGACCCCACGCTACTTTGAGCTGACGCTGATGACTCCGCAGCGGCTGCGCTCGGGGGTGGGATATCTCAGCTTTCTGGCGCGGCTGCGGTCCGGAACCACGGTGGCGCAGGCTCAGTCAGAGCTGGCGGTTCTGAATGAACAGTACAGGCAGCAAAATCCTACGGCGCCCGATGCCGATCCAGCTGTGATGATGATGGCCAGCCCATTGCGCGATCTGGTGGTGGCGAATGTGCGTGGCCGAATACTGATGCTTTCCGCCGCGGTTGCCGTGGTGCTATTGATTGCGTGCGCGAATGTGGCCAGCCTGCTGCTCTCCCGCGCGCTGTCCCGGCGACGGGAAATCGCAGTCCGCACTGCGATGGGCGCGAGCCGAGGTGTGATTGTGCGGCAGCTGCTGACGGAGAGTATCCTGCTGGCGCTTTTCGCTGGTGTGCTGGGAGTGGGACTTGGCTGGGCTGCGACGCGGGCAATGGCGACTCTATCGGCGAGCCAATTGCCGCAGGGCATGCCAATCACGATGGATTTGCGCGTGCTGCTGTTTGCTGTCGGGGTATCGCTGTTAACCGGAGCGGGTTTCGGTATTTTTCCGGCGTTGCAGCTGGCACGGGCTGACCTGAACACGACGTTGCGCGAGGAAGGACTGAGCGCGTCGGCTGGCCGCGAGCGGGCGCGAGTGCGCAGTCTTCTCGTCGTGGGTCAGGTGGCGCTTTCGCTCTTGCTGCTCATTGGTGCTGGGTTGCTGCTGCGCAGCTTTGCGCGATTACTGCGTGTCGATCCGGGGTTTGATGCGCATAGCGTACTCACCATGAATGTTTCACTTCCCACGGTGAAATATGCAAAGCCGGAGCAGCAGATTGCTTTCTTTGACGAGGTGTTGCGGCGCGTGTCGGCGCTGCCGGGCGTGCGCAGCGCGGCGATTTCAGCGGCGTTGCCGTTGAGCTCGAAGCGCATTACGCCGATGTTGCCGCAAGGCCAGGCGGAAGTGCCGCTGGCGCAGCGGCCTTTTCTTGACATCGAAGCAGTGAGCCCGCAGTGGTTCGATACGATGCGGGTTCCTTTGCGCGGTGGCCGCTGGTTTATCGCAGCGGACGATGCGCAGGCACCCAAGGTTATTGTCGTGAACGAGACGTTTGCGCGGCGCTTCTGGCCGGGTGAGAATCCGCTGGGCAAGCGAGTCATCATTGGCCGCGCGACCGTAGGGGCTGAAGTGGTCGGCGTGGCAGGTGACGTCAAGAACCAGGGGCTGGCGGAAGAGACACAAGCGCAGGTCTATGTTCCGTTTCCGCAGTTGCCGTGGGGAAACATGAATTTGCTGGTGAGAACGGATGTGCCTCCGCAGGGGATGGCTTCGGCGGTGCAGAAACAGATTGCTGCCGTTGATGCGGACCAGCCGGTGACCAGCATTCAGACGGTCGACGAGTTGATGGATAGCTCGCGCTCGCAGCCGCACTTCACCATGATGCTGCTGGCTGCGTTCTCGGTGGGGGCCTTTGCGCTGGCGATCATCGGGATTTATGGCGTGCTGGCGTATTCGGTTGCGCAGCGGCGGCATGAGATGGCGATTCGCCTTGCGCTCGGGGCAGAACGGGGCGACATTTTACGGCTGGTGGTCGGTCAGGGGCTTTGGCTGTCGGTTGTTGGAATTGGGATTGGGCTGCTTGCCGCGATTCTGATGACGCGGTTGATGTCGGACATGCTGTATGACGTGAGCGCTCGCGACCTTATGACATTCATACTGGCGCCGGTGATTTTTCTTGGCGTTGCGCTGCTGGCCAGCTATGTTCCGGCACGGCGGGCAACGAAACTGAATCCGGTAGAGGCGCTCAGGCAGAGCTGA
- a CDS encoding oxygenase MpaB family protein — protein sequence MITGSASPQFVSRNNLEEVLSELERLPGEPRSGFFGPDSVIWRVDRESVLFLGAGRAALLQLAHPWVAASLMQHSNFRNDALARFHSTFSVVYTVLFGTRAQAIAASRQLYRRHSGIRGELSHAIGAHPRGEHYEANEASALQWVYATLVEGAVLAHDLVLTPLTPAEREQYYAESKRMAALFGVPVNALPRDWSAFVRYTTEMMESPVLGVDDDARMLGESVLSGVGTWVRPPRWYRALTAFWMPPRLRSGFGLSFGAREEESVRRAARRLRLLYPRIPRAVRFVGPFHEAEARLRGRSPGFVARGSNRFLMGKPRLLYSELADQDYAS from the coding sequence ATGATCACGGGAAGCGCATCGCCGCAGTTCGTGTCACGGAACAATCTGGAAGAAGTGCTTTCCGAACTGGAGAGACTGCCGGGCGAGCCTCGTTCTGGCTTCTTCGGTCCGGATTCGGTGATCTGGCGGGTGGATCGGGAGTCTGTGCTCTTTCTCGGAGCCGGGCGCGCAGCTCTGCTGCAGTTGGCGCATCCGTGGGTTGCGGCTTCACTCATGCAGCACTCGAATTTCAGGAACGATGCGCTTGCGCGGTTTCATTCTACGTTCAGTGTGGTCTACACCGTACTGTTCGGCACTCGCGCGCAGGCGATCGCTGCCTCACGGCAGCTTTACCGTCGCCATAGCGGAATCCGCGGCGAGCTGTCTCATGCTATTGGCGCACATCCGCGTGGCGAGCATTATGAGGCCAATGAGGCCAGCGCTCTGCAGTGGGTTTACGCGACGCTGGTGGAAGGCGCGGTTTTGGCTCACGACCTAGTGCTAACGCCGCTGACTCCGGCTGAGCGCGAGCAGTACTACGCGGAGAGCAAACGGATGGCGGCGCTCTTCGGTGTGCCGGTGAATGCGCTGCCTAGAGACTGGTCGGCGTTCGTTCGGTACACGACGGAGATGATGGAGTCGCCTGTACTGGGAGTCGATGACGACGCGCGCATGCTGGGGGAGAGTGTTCTCTCGGGAGTGGGTACGTGGGTTCGTCCCCCGCGCTGGTATCGGGCACTGACAGCTTTCTGGATGCCTCCGAGGTTACGAAGTGGGTTTGGGTTGTCGTTCGGTGCGCGCGAGGAAGAATCGGTGCGGCGCGCTGCTCGCCGATTGCGACTGCTGTATCCGCGCATTCCGCGCGCGGTTCGATTTGTTGGGCCATTTCACGAGGCTGAGGCACGGCTTCGGGGGCGTTCGCCGGGGTTCGTGGCGCGCGGGAGCAACCGCTTCTTAATGGGGAAGCCGCGGCTGCTTTATTCGGAACTGGCTGACCAGGACTACGCGAGCTGA